A single region of the Streptomyces caelestis genome encodes:
- a CDS encoding VOC family protein — protein MTNRLLTHLRHVDLAVPDYDKQLDFYAGVWGLTKVAEDSGISFLAAEGSPEQYIVRLRKAEEKRLDLISYGAANPADVDTLAEQLLAGGVRLISQPGKVDTPGGGYGFRFFDIDGRTIEVSADVEARRHRRIEEKESIPVRLSHVVLNSPNINATRAWYEQHLDFRLSDTMALPHMGEVMHFMRISNQHHSMAIASGPHTSLQHLSFEMRGVDEYMRGSGRVMRSGARKIWGPGRHMAGDNTFTYFLDPHGNTVEYTTELEKLDEDTWHPHIYDLTKPENADQWGTSNPMNEMVAKEMLNDVDRGVFVAPPV, from the coding sequence ATGACCAACCGTCTGCTCACCCACCTGCGGCACGTCGACCTGGCCGTGCCGGACTACGACAAGCAGCTCGACTTCTACGCCGGCGTCTGGGGCCTGACCAAGGTCGCCGAGGACTCCGGCATCTCCTTCCTGGCCGCCGAGGGCTCCCCCGAGCAGTACATCGTCCGGCTCCGCAAGGCCGAGGAGAAGCGCCTCGACCTCATCTCGTACGGCGCGGCGAACCCCGCCGACGTGGACACACTCGCCGAGCAACTCCTCGCGGGTGGAGTGCGGTTGATATCCCAGCCGGGCAAGGTCGACACCCCCGGCGGCGGCTACGGCTTCCGCTTCTTCGACATCGACGGCCGCACCATCGAGGTCTCGGCCGACGTCGAGGCGCGCCGGCACCGTCGTATCGAGGAGAAGGAGTCCATCCCGGTCCGTCTCTCGCACGTCGTCCTGAACTCCCCCAACATCAACGCCACCCGCGCCTGGTACGAGCAGCACCTCGACTTCCGGCTGTCCGACACGATGGCCTTGCCACACATGGGTGAGGTCATGCACTTCATGCGGATCAGCAACCAGCACCACTCCATGGCCATCGCCAGCGGTCCGCACACCTCCCTGCAGCACCTCTCCTTCGAGATGCGCGGCGTCGACGAGTACATGCGCGGCTCCGGCCGCGTGATGCGCTCCGGCGCCCGCAAGATCTGGGGCCCTGGGCGGCACATGGCGGGCGACAACACCTTCACGTACTTCCTCGACCCGCACGGCAACACCGTGGAGTACACCACCGAGCTCGAAAAGCTGGACGAGGACACCTGGCACCCGCACATCTACGACCTGACGAAGCCCGAGAACGCCGACCAGTGGGGCACGTCCAACCCGATGAACGAGATGGTCGCCAAGGAGATGCTCAACGACGTCGACCGCGGCGTCTTCGTCGCTCCGCCGGTCTGA
- a CDS encoding fumarylacetoacetate hydrolase family protein, which produces MRFATYEQHGRSRLATVEDDGTLYPCPGAGTLLDLIQAGPEALREAGNASLDVPRGPHVSQVRLLPPLQPPSVRDFVTFEEHVEGVRRSIDGVSGAPDAWYDAPTFYFTNPYAVIGAHEDVPVPPGSQAMDFELEVAAVIGREGRDLTPEQARDHIIGYTIYNDWSARDLQSREMQVSLGPCKGKDTATTLGPHLVTADELEPYRDSDGFLRLALTAEINGEVVGKDLLSHMSWTFEEMTAYASRGTWVRPGDVLGSGTCGNGGCLAELWGVRGRQDPPPLKPGDTVTLTVEGIGTVSNTVVPGAEPVAVPRARRRPRTRP; this is translated from the coding sequence ATGCGTTTCGCCACGTACGAACAGCACGGCCGCAGCCGTCTCGCCACCGTCGAGGACGACGGCACGCTCTACCCCTGCCCCGGCGCGGGGACGCTTCTCGACCTGATCCAGGCCGGTCCCGAGGCGCTGCGCGAGGCGGGCAACGCAAGCCTGGACGTGCCGCGCGGCCCGCACGTCTCCCAGGTGCGTTTGCTGCCGCCGCTTCAACCGCCGTCCGTACGCGACTTCGTCACGTTCGAGGAGCACGTCGAGGGTGTACGACGCAGCATCGACGGAGTCTCGGGCGCCCCGGACGCCTGGTACGACGCGCCCACCTTCTACTTCACCAACCCCTACGCGGTCATCGGCGCTCACGAAGACGTCCCCGTGCCGCCCGGCAGCCAGGCAATGGACTTCGAACTCGAAGTCGCCGCGGTCATCGGCCGCGAGGGCCGCGACCTCACCCCTGAGCAGGCCCGCGACCACATCATCGGCTACACCATCTACAACGACTGGTCCGCACGCGACCTCCAGTCCCGTGAGATGCAGGTCAGCCTCGGCCCCTGCAAGGGCAAGGACACCGCCACCACCCTCGGCCCCCACCTCGTCACCGCGGACGAGCTGGAGCCCTACCGCGACAGCGACGGATTCCTGCGCCTGGCGCTGACCGCCGAGATCAACGGCGAGGTCGTCGGCAAGGACCTGCTGTCCCACATGAGCTGGACCTTCGAGGAGATGACGGCATACGCCTCCCGCGGCACCTGGGTACGCCCCGGTGACGTCCTCGGCTCCGGCACGTGCGGCAACGGCGGCTGCCTCGCCGAACTCTGGGGCGTGCGCGGCCGCCAGGACCCGCCGCCGCTCAAGCCCGGCGACACCGTCACCCTCACCGTCGAGGGCATCGGCACCGTCTCCAACACCGTGGTACCCGGTGCCGAACCGGTGGCCGTCCCTCGCGCCCGTAGGCGCCCGCGAACGCGCCCGTGA
- a CDS encoding helix-turn-helix domain-containing protein, with amino-acid sequence MSLAELARQAGLAKQTLSNLEQGARNPTGGTLFPIAVVLSVPVARLVADSSAANP; translated from the coding sequence TTGTCCCTGGCGGAGTTGGCCCGGCAGGCGGGGCTGGCGAAGCAGACGCTCTCGAATCTGGAGCAGGGCGCGCGCAATCCCACGGGGGGCACACTGTTCCCGATCGCCGTGGTCCTGAGCGTACCCGTTGCCCGGCTGGTGGCCGATTCCTCGGCGGCGAACCCCTGA
- a CDS encoding carbohydrate ABC transporter permease translates to MTPLKAAAPAPSPAPAPAAHRHRRAARIRARLKHVVLIAFGLVMVYPLLWMIASSIKPDALIFRDPSLLPTKTDFSHYADGWNALSHPFGLYLLNSAIVVLGALLGNLVSCSMAAYAFARLKFRGRAFFFGMMMLTLMVPVYVLIIPQYVMFSKIEWVNTFLPLIVPKFLATDAFFIFLMVQFFRGLPTELDEAAKIDGAGYWRIYFRILLPISLPALATTAIFTFIWTWNDFLSQLIYLTKPELQTAPVALRNYVDATSGASWGSLFAMSVITLIPVFIVFLVGQRYLVKGIATTGMK, encoded by the coding sequence ATGACACCCCTGAAGGCCGCAGCCCCGGCCCCTTCCCCTGCTCCCGCGCCTGCCGCGCACCGACACCGGCGGGCGGCCCGCATACGCGCCAGGCTCAAGCACGTGGTGCTGATCGCCTTCGGGCTCGTGATGGTCTACCCGCTGTTGTGGATGATCGCCAGCTCGATCAAACCCGACGCCCTGATCTTCCGTGACCCCTCACTGCTGCCCACGAAGACCGACTTCAGCCACTACGCCGACGGCTGGAACGCCCTCTCGCACCCGTTCGGGCTGTACCTGCTGAACTCGGCGATCGTCGTGCTGGGGGCGCTGCTCGGCAACCTGGTCAGCTGCTCCATGGCGGCCTACGCCTTCGCGCGGCTGAAGTTCCGCGGGCGGGCCTTCTTCTTCGGCATGATGATGCTGACCCTCATGGTGCCGGTCTACGTGCTCATCATCCCGCAGTACGTCATGTTCTCGAAGATCGAGTGGGTCAACACGTTCCTCCCGCTGATCGTTCCCAAGTTCCTGGCCACGGACGCCTTCTTCATCTTCCTGATGGTCCAGTTCTTCCGGGGTCTTCCCACCGAGCTGGACGAGGCGGCCAAGATCGACGGGGCGGGGTACTGGCGCATCTACTTCCGCATCCTGCTGCCGATCTCGTTGCCGGCCCTGGCCACCACCGCCATCTTCACCTTCATCTGGACGTGGAACGACTTCCTGAGCCAGTTGATCTACCTGACCAAACCCGAACTGCAGACGGCGCCCGTAGCCCTGCGCAACTACGTCGACGCCACCAGCGGAGCCTCATGGGGATCACTGTTCGCGATGTCCGTCATCACGCTGATCCCGGTCTTCATCGTCTTCCTCGTCGGCCAGCGCTATCTCGTCAAGGGAATCGCCACCACGGGAATGAAGTAG
- a CDS encoding carbohydrate ABC transporter permease yields the protein MTVLRRPPLSRAARKEERTAWVFLLPWFVGMAGVTLGPMIASLYFSMTDYNLLSSPQWVGFENYAKMLDDPRLRQSLSVTFLYVVLSVPLLLAVALALAMVLNRGIKGLAFYRSVYYLPSLLGASVAVGILWRQVFGTEGLVNKFLGLFGVQGPGWISNPDTALYSLVVLHVWTFGSSMVIFLAGLRQIPEQYYEAAALDGAGRRHQFRHVTLPLLTPIIFFNLVLQVISSFQSFTQAFVVSGGTGGPSDSTLFYSLYLYDEGFGRLHMGYASAMAWLLVVIVGFLTAINFYFSKRWVFYGDGK from the coding sequence ATGACTGTGCTTCGCAGACCACCCCTGAGCCGGGCGGCCAGGAAAGAAGAACGGACCGCATGGGTCTTCCTGCTGCCGTGGTTCGTCGGCATGGCCGGCGTCACGCTCGGTCCGATGATCGCCTCGCTGTACTTCTCGATGACGGACTACAACCTGCTGAGCTCTCCGCAGTGGGTGGGCTTCGAGAACTACGCCAAGATGCTCGACGACCCCCGATTGCGTCAGTCCCTGAGCGTGACCTTCCTCTACGTCGTCCTCAGCGTGCCGTTGCTGCTGGCGGTCGCCCTCGCCCTGGCGATGGTCCTCAACCGGGGCATCAAGGGGCTGGCGTTCTACCGGTCCGTCTACTACTTGCCGTCGCTCCTGGGTGCCTCGGTCGCGGTGGGCATCCTGTGGCGGCAGGTCTTCGGCACCGAAGGCCTGGTGAACAAGTTCCTGGGACTGTTCGGCGTCCAGGGCCCCGGCTGGATCTCCAACCCGGACACCGCGCTGTACAGCCTCGTCGTCCTGCACGTGTGGACGTTCGGCTCCTCCATGGTGATCTTCCTGGCCGGCCTGCGGCAGATCCCCGAGCAGTACTACGAAGCCGCCGCCCTCGACGGCGCCGGCCGCCGGCACCAGTTCCGGCACGTCACCCTGCCGCTGCTCACCCCCATCATCTTCTTCAACCTCGTTCTCCAGGTCATCAGCTCCTTCCAGTCCTTCACCCAGGCGTTCGTCGTCAGCGGCGGGACGGGAGGCCCCTCGGACTCGACCCTCTTCTACTCGCTGTACCTGTACGACGAGGGCTTCGGCCGGCTCCACATGGGCTACGCCTCGGCCATGGCATGGCTGCTCGTGGTGATCGTCGGCTTCCTGACTGCAATCAACTTCTACTTCAGCAAGAGATGGGTGTTCTACGGTGACGGTAAGTGA
- a CDS encoding beta-galactosidase, translating to MSTFHRRLPGVVYGGDYNPEQWPREVWQEDVRLMRAAGVRLVSLGIFSWSVLEPADGRFDFSWLDEIMDLLWANGIHVNLATPNAAPPPWLATDFPEILSVDRQGVRHGIGSRGHFCPSSPVYRDRSRRIATKLAERYGKHPALAMWHIGNEYHSDCFCDRCDDRFRAWLRQRYGTLDELNRRWGTAFWSQRYGDWSQVHLPQPVRGWVNPSRELDFSRFTSDNLLELLTRERDLLHAITPDVPATTNFFGCRLTDSHRWAKELDVVAFDCYPDPGKPHWMAVAAFQYDLMRSLGNGRPWMLMEQAAGAVSQWKTNQVKQPGRMRLGSYQAVAHGSDAVMFFQWRASPQGQEKFHSAMLPHGGEKTRTWQEVKALGNELRAIDEVATARTGAQVAIVWDWQNWWAVEGCAHPDNTFDYRDLVARHHRALWNSQVAVDVVTLDDDLSPYRVLVVPNQYLMTRQHSAAVRKFVEDGGHLVVSYFSGIVDEDDRIVEGGYPGALREIIGAHVQEFSPLPAGAAVPVRAAAEKTALNGFFATASVWQDDLVTETARPLAVYRKGHLAGKAAVIEHELGRGRAVYIGTRLDDDALEALVRHVLDLAGVRPVHAAPRGVEVTERRTDTSAYLFLLNHRQDKATVTLDRSGTDLITGRPIEAGETLVLEAADVAVVRSPLAAAQHAEPSPSGS from the coding sequence ATGAGCACCTTTCACCGTCGACTGCCGGGAGTCGTCTACGGCGGGGACTACAACCCGGAGCAGTGGCCGAGGGAGGTGTGGCAGGAGGACGTCCGGCTCATGCGAGCCGCAGGAGTGCGGCTCGTGAGCCTGGGCATCTTCTCCTGGTCCGTGCTGGAGCCGGCCGACGGCCGGTTCGACTTCTCCTGGCTCGACGAGATCATGGACCTGCTGTGGGCGAACGGCATCCATGTCAATCTCGCGACCCCGAACGCCGCACCGCCGCCGTGGCTCGCCACGGACTTCCCCGAGATCCTGTCGGTCGACCGGCAGGGGGTGCGGCACGGCATCGGGAGCCGGGGGCACTTCTGCCCGTCCTCCCCGGTCTACCGGGACCGCAGCCGGCGCATCGCCACCAAGCTGGCCGAGCGGTACGGGAAGCATCCCGCTCTGGCCATGTGGCACATCGGCAACGAGTACCACTCCGACTGCTTCTGCGACCGGTGCGACGACCGCTTCCGCGCGTGGCTGCGGCAGCGGTACGGCACGCTGGACGAGCTCAATCGCCGGTGGGGCACGGCATTCTGGAGCCAGCGCTACGGCGACTGGTCCCAGGTGCACCTGCCCCAGCCCGTACGCGGCTGGGTCAACCCCTCCCGTGAGCTGGACTTCTCGCGCTTCACCTCCGACAACCTGCTGGAACTCCTCACGCGGGAGCGTGACCTGCTCCACGCGATCACTCCCGATGTGCCGGCGACCACCAACTTCTTCGGCTGCCGACTGACCGACAGCCACCGATGGGCGAAGGAACTCGACGTCGTCGCCTTCGACTGCTACCCCGACCCGGGAAAGCCCCACTGGATGGCCGTCGCCGCCTTCCAGTACGACCTGATGCGCTCGCTCGGCAACGGCCGGCCCTGGATGCTGATGGAACAGGCGGCCGGCGCGGTGAGCCAGTGGAAGACCAACCAGGTCAAGCAGCCAGGCCGGATGCGCCTGGGCTCCTACCAGGCCGTCGCGCACGGCTCCGACGCGGTGATGTTCTTCCAGTGGAGGGCCTCACCCCAGGGCCAGGAGAAGTTTCATTCGGCGATGCTCCCGCACGGAGGTGAGAAGACCCGGACCTGGCAGGAGGTCAAGGCGCTCGGCAACGAGCTGCGGGCCATCGACGAGGTCGCCACGGCACGGACCGGCGCGCAGGTCGCGATCGTGTGGGACTGGCAGAACTGGTGGGCCGTGGAAGGCTGCGCCCACCCGGACAACACCTTCGACTACCGCGACCTCGTGGCCCGGCACCACCGGGCCCTGTGGAACAGCCAGGTCGCCGTGGACGTCGTCACCCTCGACGACGACCTGTCGCCCTACCGCGTCCTGGTCGTCCCCAACCAGTATCTGATGACACGCCAACACAGCGCGGCGGTACGGAAGTTCGTCGAAGACGGCGGCCATCTCGTCGTCTCGTACTTCTCCGGGATCGTCGACGAGGACGACCGGATCGTCGAAGGCGGATACCCGGGCGCCCTGCGCGAGATCATCGGAGCGCACGTCCAGGAGTTCTCGCCGCTGCCCGCGGGGGCCGCGGTGCCGGTCCGGGCGGCAGCCGAGAAGACCGCGCTGAACGGATTCTTCGCAACCGCCTCGGTGTGGCAGGACGACCTGGTAACGGAGACCGCCCGACCGCTCGCCGTCTACCGCAAGGGCCATCTCGCCGGCAAGGCGGCGGTGATCGAGCACGAACTCGGCCGGGGCCGTGCCGTGTACATCGGCACACGTCTGGACGACGACGCCCTCGAGGCTCTGGTGCGGCACGTCCTGGACCTGGCCGGGGTGCGACCGGTGCACGCCGCACCGCGGGGCGTCGAGGTCACCGAGCGACGTACCGACACAAGCGCGTACCTCTTCCTGCTGAACCACCGGCAGGACAAGGCGACGGTCACCCTCGACCGCTCCGGCACCGACCTGATCACCGGACGCCCCATCGAGGCCGGGGAGACCCTCGTCCTCGAAGCGGCGGACGTCGCCGTCGTGCGCAGTCCGCTGGCCGCGGCACAACACGCCGAACCGTCACCCAGCGGCTCCTGA
- a CDS encoding ABC transporter substrate-binding protein, translated as MNHSSRLNRRSPLRAVGLTCSVFALVLTAGCAGDSSGSNGGKTVIRFNWWGSDSRHEMTKQMIAVFEKEHPNIDVQPEYSNWDDYWKKLSTSAAANDMPDVLQITDPFMYSYIDNGQLMDLKKVKDVLHTDKLPANSMAATAVKDGLYGVPAGDSAFGIAADPAAFKKAGVPLPDDTKWSWDDYVKISKAISKTKGLVGTVMPLYPNDLGPWLRQHGEDYWTGDGSQIGFTEGTMAAYWKWVVKLRDSGGTTSADAAVEALSSGAGVEQSLVAQHKAAMTDVSVTQLGALEGASGREAKLLLFPGEKGASQVGAYTKPGIFFGASARTEHPKEAAELLDFLVNSPEAAKIQKFDRGVPNNPEVLKAITPELSPAEKRIADYLGRVNAMKPTALHIPNAKAGPAVPEIFQRLNEDVLFDRLSPKAAAKKFISEIKSQL; from the coding sequence ATGAACCACTCGTCCCGTCTGAACAGACGCTCCCCACTCCGGGCGGTCGGGCTGACCTGTTCGGTCTTCGCCCTCGTCCTGACCGCGGGCTGCGCCGGAGACTCCTCCGGGAGCAACGGCGGCAAGACCGTCATCCGGTTCAACTGGTGGGGTTCGGACTCCCGGCACGAGATGACCAAGCAGATGATCGCGGTGTTCGAGAAGGAGCACCCGAACATCGACGTCCAGCCCGAGTACTCCAACTGGGACGACTACTGGAAGAAGCTGTCGACCAGCGCGGCCGCCAATGACATGCCCGACGTCCTGCAGATCACCGACCCGTTCATGTACTCCTACATCGACAACGGGCAGCTGATGGACCTGAAGAAGGTCAAGGACGTACTGCACACGGACAAGCTGCCCGCGAACTCCATGGCGGCGACGGCCGTGAAGGACGGCCTCTACGGTGTTCCGGCCGGCGACAGCGCGTTCGGCATCGCAGCGGATCCGGCGGCGTTCAAGAAGGCCGGCGTGCCCCTTCCGGATGACACCAAGTGGTCGTGGGACGACTACGTGAAGATCTCCAAGGCCATCTCCAAGACCAAGGGCCTGGTCGGCACCGTGATGCCGCTCTACCCCAACGACCTGGGTCCGTGGCTGCGACAGCATGGCGAGGACTACTGGACCGGGGACGGCAGCCAGATCGGTTTCACCGAGGGCACCATGGCCGCCTACTGGAAGTGGGTCGTCAAGCTGCGTGACAGCGGCGGCACGACCAGTGCGGACGCGGCGGTCGAGGCACTGTCGTCAGGAGCCGGTGTCGAGCAGAGCCTGGTCGCCCAGCACAAGGCGGCCATGACCGACGTGTCCGTGACCCAGCTCGGTGCGCTCGAAGGCGCCAGCGGACGCGAGGCGAAGCTGCTCCTCTTCCCCGGCGAGAAGGGGGCTTCCCAGGTCGGCGCCTACACCAAGCCCGGCATCTTCTTCGGCGCCTCCGCGCGGACCGAGCACCCCAAGGAGGCCGCGGAGCTGCTCGACTTCCTGGTCAACTCGCCCGAGGCGGCCAAGATCCAGAAGTTCGACCGTGGCGTCCCCAACAACCCCGAGGTGCTCAAGGCGATCACGCCGGAGCTGTCCCCCGCGGAGAAGCGGATCGCCGACTACCTGGGCCGTGTCAACGCCATGAAGCCGACCGCTCTGCACATCCCCAACGCGAAGGCAGGTCCCGCGGTCCCCGAGATCTTCCAGCGCCTCAACGAGGACGTGCTGTTCGACCGTCTGTCGCCGAAGGCGGCGGCCAAGAAGTTCATCTCCGAGATCAAGTCTCAGCTCTGA
- a CDS encoding LacI family DNA-binding transcriptional regulator, with amino-acid sequence MKRPKPPSRKRPTILDVAAHAGVSHQTVSRFLRGNGGMKPQTVARIEQAVADLDYRPNLVARSMRTRKSNRVTVVLPAMTTFVPSQILRGASAEAQAAGYLLDIVGLEGDERVRGDRVRSLLDSGQAEGVLTFTPIGDLEKLGLDHTPTVVIGEYDDQMRSHGITADGEPAAMIIDHLVSLGHRRFVHVAGSTDWMSARKRREVYLRTVAERGLENYAVIDGDWSVRSGYDAARGLSADSGVTAVLAANDDVAMGVIRGFQDRGWRVPEDVSVFGWDNQEFTAYFNPSISTVDLDREAMGRRAMRALLARIREETEPELHLDLDCRLVLRESSGPARTNHTL; translated from the coding sequence GTGAAACGGCCGAAGCCGCCGTCCAGAAAGCGTCCCACCATCCTCGATGTCGCGGCGCACGCGGGGGTGTCGCATCAGACCGTCTCGCGCTTCCTGCGGGGCAACGGTGGCATGAAGCCGCAGACGGTGGCCCGCATCGAGCAGGCCGTGGCCGACCTGGACTACCGGCCCAACCTGGTGGCGCGGTCGATGCGCACCCGCAAGTCGAACCGTGTCACCGTGGTCCTGCCGGCCATGACGACCTTCGTGCCCTCGCAGATCCTGCGGGGAGCGTCCGCCGAGGCACAGGCGGCCGGTTACCTGCTGGACATCGTCGGCCTGGAAGGCGACGAACGGGTCAGGGGCGACCGCGTCCGCTCCCTGCTCGACTCCGGTCAGGCCGAAGGAGTGCTGACCTTCACCCCCATCGGCGACCTGGAGAAGCTGGGGCTGGACCATACTCCGACCGTCGTCATAGGCGAGTACGACGACCAGATGCGGTCCCACGGGATCACGGCTGACGGCGAGCCGGCCGCCATGATCATCGATCACCTCGTCTCCCTGGGCCATCGGCGTTTCGTCCATGTCGCCGGCAGCACGGACTGGATGTCGGCACGCAAGCGGCGCGAGGTCTATCTACGGACGGTCGCCGAGCGGGGCCTGGAGAACTACGCCGTCATCGACGGTGACTGGTCCGTGCGGTCCGGATACGACGCGGCCCGGGGCCTGTCGGCGGACTCCGGTGTCACCGCGGTCCTCGCCGCCAACGACGACGTCGCCATGGGCGTCATCCGTGGCTTCCAGGACCGCGGGTGGCGGGTCCCGGAGGACGTGAGTGTCTTCGGCTGGGACAACCAGGAGTTCACCGCGTACTTCAACCCGTCCATCTCCACCGTGGATCTCGACCGCGAGGCCATGGGCCGGCGGGCCATGCGGGCCCTGCTCGCCCGCATCCGCGAGGAGACCGAGCCGGAACTGCATCTGGACCTCGACTGCCGCCTCGTGCTGCGCGAGTCGTCCGGACCGGCGAGGACGAACCACACCCTTTAG
- a CDS encoding RICIN domain-containing protein produces MYTVMRRTGRRPRRWAGSLAAGILLLAAFLTAPAASAAETPGATLINETFDAQTTPANFGFPVGAAIGNGVLDVTKSMGNYTTSVRPFASSITQEKTLDLRFDWKTAITSTGMKTGLELRDSAGRLVFGMAATAAEFRHAATGPDSDSTAAPDSLNPTWTRISFDRAKWYTVDLHLDFTLGKVQYTVTSKEAAPKVLVSTTKSITGQNLAKLVACNYYGTGVQSIDNFRLARPANPAYGSLSGSSVYAFGDSIVYGHQYARSFVNFVAEREGMTLTKYARNGATVGPAPTAIGGQILNQVKSASSQAPDFVVFDGGTNDAMEIHDAHTYEVGTVSGSQDPATLDPGTYAGALETTIHTMRQKWPTAQLVYVAAHKMGSRDWDTQLALRQVQLQAAQKWGVAVADVFGDTTLDTRVDAQRVAYTFDGLVGGYPGSGGSGTHPNIAGITDFYVPVLSSELSRLADTTTIEARHSGKCAEAVGSSTAAGAAIEQAGCSDGDDQRWQLHEVGGGYYQILSRHSGLCLDVAGSSTANSAAIVQQTCDGRTSQQWRLGDTGTGYVALIARHSGKCLDVDRAFTTDGARLLQYTCWNDESHTNQHWTLQV; encoded by the coding sequence GTGTATACGGTCATGCGCAGAACGGGCCGTCGGCCCCGAAGATGGGCCGGCTCCCTGGCCGCCGGCATCCTGCTCCTCGCGGCCTTCCTCACGGCTCCGGCCGCCTCCGCCGCCGAAACCCCGGGCGCGACGTTGATCAACGAGACGTTCGACGCTCAGACGACCCCCGCGAACTTCGGTTTCCCGGTCGGGGCCGCCATCGGCAACGGCGTACTGGACGTCACGAAGAGCATGGGCAACTACACGACGTCCGTGCGGCCGTTCGCGTCGTCGATCACCCAGGAGAAGACGCTCGACCTGCGGTTCGACTGGAAGACGGCCATCACCAGCACCGGCATGAAGACCGGTCTGGAACTGCGCGACAGCGCCGGACGCCTCGTCTTCGGCATGGCCGCGACCGCTGCGGAGTTCCGTCACGCCGCGACCGGTCCCGACTCGGACTCCACCGCCGCCCCGGACTCGCTCAATCCCACCTGGACCAGGATCAGCTTCGACCGGGCCAAGTGGTACACGGTCGATCTGCACCTGGACTTCACGCTCGGCAAGGTCCAGTACACGGTCACCAGCAAGGAAGCCGCGCCGAAGGTGCTGGTCTCCACCACGAAGAGCATCACGGGACAGAACCTGGCGAAGCTCGTCGCCTGCAACTACTACGGCACCGGTGTGCAGTCGATCGACAACTTCCGCCTGGCCCGGCCCGCGAACCCCGCCTACGGATCCCTCTCCGGCTCGTCCGTCTACGCCTTCGGTGACAGCATCGTCTACGGGCACCAGTACGCGCGCAGCTTCGTGAACTTCGTCGCCGAACGCGAGGGCATGACGCTGACGAAGTACGCCCGCAACGGCGCGACCGTGGGACCGGCGCCCACCGCCATCGGTGGACAGATCCTGAACCAGGTGAAGTCGGCGAGCTCGCAGGCGCCCGACTTCGTCGTCTTCGACGGCGGCACGAACGACGCGATGGAGATCCACGACGCGCACACCTACGAGGTCGGCACCGTCAGCGGCTCTCAGGATCCCGCCACCCTCGACCCCGGCACCTACGCCGGGGCACTCGAAACCACCATCCACACGATGCGGCAGAAGTGGCCGACCGCCCAACTGGTCTACGTGGCCGCCCACAAGATGGGCTCGCGCGACTGGGACACCCAGCTCGCCCTGCGCCAGGTGCAGTTGCAGGCGGCCCAGAAGTGGGGCGTGGCGGTGGCCGACGTCTTCGGGGACACGACGCTCGACACGCGCGTCGACGCCCAGCGGGTGGCGTACACCTTCGACGGACTCGTGGGCGGCTACCCGGGCAGCGGCGGCAGCGGCACGCATCCGAACATCGCAGGGATCACCGACTTCTACGTTCCCGTGCTCTCGTCGGAACTGTCCCGGCTGGCCGACACGACGACGATCGAGGCGCGGCACTCGGGCAAGTGCGCCGAGGCGGTCGGCTCCTCGACCGCTGCCGGGGCCGCGATCGAGCAGGCCGGCTGCTCGGACGGCGACGACCAGCGGTGGCAGCTGCACGAAGTCGGCGGGGGCTACTACCAGATCCTCTCCCGGCACTCGGGCCTGTGCCTCGACGTGGCCGGCTCCTCCACGGCGAACTCGGCCGCGATCGTCCAGCAGACCTGCGACGGCCGCACCAGCCAGCAGTGGCGGCTGGGCGACACCGGCACCGGCTACGTCGCTCTCATCGCCCGTCACTCCGGCAAGTGCCTCGACGTCGACCGGGCCTTCACGACGGACGGCGCCCGGCTGCTGCAGTACACCTGCTGGAACGACGAGTCGCACACGAACCAGCACTGGACTCTGCAGGTCTGA